The genomic segment GGCGAGGTCGCGCTCGGGCAGGCGCAGCACGGTGGGCCGCCCGTGCGGGCACGACCAGGGCTGCTCGCAGCCGGACAGGGCCGAGAGCACCGCCTCTCCCCTCCCCGCGTCCAGCATCCCGGCCTTGAGCGCGGGGGCGCAGGCGAGGCGGGCGAGCACCTCGCGGCGGGGGTCGGGGCCGTCGCCCAGGGCCGCCTCCACAATCTGCTCGTGCAGCCGGGGCACCGGAAGCGCGGCGAGGACGGCGGGCAGCGTCCGCAGCCGCACCAGCCCCGCGCCGAAGTCCTCCAGGGTTAGTCCCCAGCCGCGCAGCTCGGCGCCGCGCTCGTGCAGGCGGGCGACCTGTTCGGGGGTGAGGTGCAGCAGCTCGGGTTCGGGAAGTTCCACGGGCGGCTGTGCCCCCAGCGCCCGCGTGAAGTGCTCGTAGAGGGACCGCTCGTGCGCCGCGTGCGCGTCCACGACCCACAGGTCGCCCTCCCCCTGCGCGAGAAGGTACAGCTCCTGATAGACGCCCAGGAGGGTGAGGCGGGGAAAGTTGCCGCTCGCGGCGGGCGTGGCGGACGGCTCGGGGGGAGCGAGGGGCGCCGGGGCCGCCCGCACCAGCGGATGCGCCGCCAGTGCCCCCGTCACCGCCGCCCGCACCCGCGCTGCCACGCCGGGGAGGTCGGCCAGCGCGACGACCTGCTTGGCCGGGTGCACGTTGGGGTTGTGGTCCTCGGGGGGGACGGTCAGGTCCAGCACGCACAGCGGGGCCACCCCGGAGGGCAGCAACTCCGCAAAGCCGTCGATCACGGCCCGCTCCAGCTCCGGCGGCGCCAGCACCGGCCGCCCGTTCACGCTGAAATGCATCCGGTCACGCCGGGCGCGGGTGAGTTCGGGGCGGGAGACGACGCCGCGCACGCCGTCCGTTCCCACCATCAGCACGCGGTTGGCGCTCAGCGGGCCGTACACGCTCGCCACCGCGCCCCGGTGGTCGGCGGGGGCATGGGTCAGCCGGGCCTCGCCGTCCACGGTCAGGCGCCAGTGCAGGCCCGGATGGTGCAGCACGTAGCGCCCGACCAGCGCGGTGACGTCGCGCACCTCGGCGGCGGCGGGGGCCTGGGTGCGGAGGCGGGCGGGCAACCGGGCGAAGAGCTGGCGCACCGTCACCGTCGTTCCCGCCGGGGCGGAGGTGCGGCGCACGGTCACGTCGTCGCCCGAGGCCGTCACCTCTGCCGCGCCCACCTGCGCCGCCGGGCGGGTCACCAGATGGAGGTCGCCCGCCTGTGCCGCCGCCCACAGCGCCTCGCCCCGGAAGCCCAGGGTGGTCACCCGCTCCACCGCGCCCGCCTCCGGGGCCAGCTTGCTCGTCGCGTGCCGCGCCGGGGCCAGTGCCACCGAGTCGGCGGGGATGCCACCGCCGTTGTCACGCACCCGGATCAGCGCGAGGCCGCCTCCCTCCACCTCGATCTCGATGCGGCTCGCGCCCGCGTCCAGGGCGTTGTCCACGAGTTCGCGCACCACGTCCAGCGGCCGCGACACGACCTCCCCGGCGGCGATCAGCCGGGCGACGTGGGGGGGCAGCACTTGGATGGTCATGGCCTTAACTCCTCCGCGCCGCCGCGCAACTCACCCTGCCAGCGGTGCAGCAGTTCCAGCGCCGCCATCGGCGTCAGGCGGCCCAGGTCGAGGGCGGCGAGTTCGCGGGTCAGCTTGCGGTCGTCCCCGCCGCTGTTCAGGGCGGTCAGCAGCCGGGCGGCACGGCTGGTGACGGGGGCGGGCAGCCCAGCGAGCCGCGCGACCTCCACCCCGTAGCTTTGCCGGGCCGCGCCGGGAATGACCTGATGGTAGAAGGTCAGGCCGTTTCCCCCCCCCTCCGACAACTCGGTTTCCTCGGCGGCGACGTGCAGGTTGACCAGGCCCGGCAGGTCGGCCTCCAGCCGGGTCAATTCGAAGTAGTGGGTGGCGAAGAGGGTGTGCGCCCCGGTCGCGTGCAGGTGCTCCAGCGCCGCCTGCGCGATGGCGAGCCCGTCCAGCGTGGAGGTGCCGCGCCCCACCTCGTCCAGAATGACGAGGCTGCGGTGGGTGGCCCCGTGCAGGATGGTCGCCAGCTCGCTCATCTCCACCATGAAGGTCGAGCGGCCCCCCGCGAGGTCGTCCGAAGCCCCGATGCGGGTGTGGATCGCGTCGTAGACGGGCAGTTCGGCGTGGTCGGCGGGCACGAAGGAACCCACCTGATGCAGCAGCGCACAGAGGGCCACCGTGCGGAGGTACGTACTTTTGCCCGCCATGTTCGGCCCGGTGAGGAGCAGGGTGTGGCGCGACTGCCCCAGCTCGGCGTCGTTGGGCACGAAGCGTCCGCCCGTCGCCCGCTCCACGACCGGATGCCGCGCCTGAGAGAGCCGCGCCGCTCCCCCGGAGGTCTGGGGCCGCACCCAGCCGCACTCCACGGCGATCTCGGCCAGCGCCGCGAGCACGTCGAGGTCGGCCAGCGCCCCCGCCGCCTCCGCCAGCGCCTCCGCGTGGGCGGCGAGGCCGTCGCGCAGGCCGGTGAAAACCTCCAGCTCCAGCCGCCCTGCCGCCGCCTCCAGCCGGGCGATCTCGCGTTCGCGCTCGCGCAGGTCGGGCCTCGTGAAGCGGGCGCGGTCTTTCAGGGTGGCGATCTGGCGGTAGTCGGCAGGGACCTTGCCGAGGTTCGCCCCGCTGACCTCCAGGTAGTACCCGAAGACGTTGTTGAAGCCCACCTTCAGGCTGCCAATGCCGGTGCGGACGCGCTCGGTCGTTTCCAGCTCGGCCAGCCACGCCCGGTGCCCCAGCGCCTCCGAGCGCAGGCCGTCGAGTTCGGCGTGGAAGCCGTCGCGGATCAGGCCGCCCTCGCCCGCGCGGATGGGCGGGTCGTCCACCAGCGCGGCGCGGATCAGGGTCACCACGTCGGGGAGGCCGCCGAGCCGCGCTTGCAGGCTGCCCAGCAGGCCGTCCTGCTCGTGCAGGAGGCGGGTCGCCTCGGGCAGCAGCTCCAGCGTGCGGGCCAGCGACGCCACCTCGCGC from the Deinococcus sp. NW-56 genome contains:
- the mutL gene encoding DNA mismatch repair endonuclease MutL → MTIQVLPPHVARLIAAGEVVSRPLDVVRELVDNALDAGASRIEIEVEGGGLALIRVRDNGGGIPADSVALAPARHATSKLAPEAGAVERVTTLGFRGEALWAAAQAGDLHLVTRPAAQVGAAEVTASGDDVTVRRTSAPAGTTVTVRQLFARLPARLRTQAPAAAEVRDVTALVGRYVLHHPGLHWRLTVDGEARLTHAPADHRGAVASVYGPLSANRVLMVGTDGVRGVVSRPELTRARRDRMHFSVNGRPVLAPPELERAVIDGFAELLPSGVAPLCVLDLTVPPEDHNPNVHPAKQVVALADLPGVAARVRAAVTGALAAHPLVRAAPAPLAPPEPSATPAASGNFPRLTLLGVYQELYLLAQGEGDLWVVDAHAAHERSLYEHFTRALGAQPPVELPEPELLHLTPEQVARLHERGAELRGWGLTLEDFGAGLVRLRTLPAVLAALPVPRLHEQIVEAALGDGPDPRREVLARLACAPALKAGMLDAGRGEAVLSALSGCEQPWSCPHGRPTVLRLPERDLAHAFGRRGVRDVARGRDAAQSPKTSGG
- the mutS gene encoding DNA mismatch repair protein MutS; the encoded protein is MLEQYVRMRDEVADKFPNSVLLFQCGDFYETFGEDAERLSRLLGIALTHKSSKDFSTPMAGVPIRTLDSNVERLLAAGVRVAVADQIEEAGSGLVDRKVTQLLTPGTVTEERHLTADENYLGAVATGDGYALALLDLSTGEFRCAAFHTRTALYDELARHRAREVLLAPELSGNAALLADFQTRFPVMLSPANFAEDAAQDELRAVLGEVPGSLGSVALVRACGAVVGYAREVLQGRLEMVRRVVRYEPGAHMRLTDAAARALEIFHAQSPQGVTLTDVLAETRTAGGRRRLRAWLRAPLLDELSIRSRLDAVETLTRASDLRGGVRALLYRAHDLERLSARVATRRATPREVASLARTLELLPEATRLLHEQDGLLGSLQARLGGLPDVVTLIRAALVDDPPIRAGEGGLIRDGFHAELDGLRSEALGHRAWLAELETTERVRTGIGSLKVGFNNVFGYYLEVSGANLGKVPADYRQIATLKDRARFTRPDLREREREIARLEAAAGRLELEVFTGLRDGLAAHAEALAEAAGALADLDVLAALAEIAVECGWVRPQTSGGAARLSQARHPVVERATGGRFVPNDAELGQSRHTLLLTGPNMAGKSTYLRTVALCALLHQVGSFVPADHAELPVYDAIHTRIGASDDLAGGRSTFMVEMSELATILHGATHRSLVILDEVGRGTSTLDGLAIAQAALEHLHATGAHTLFATHYFELTRLEADLPGLVNLHVAAEETELSEGGGNGLTFYHQVIPGAARQSYGVEVARLAGLPAPVTSRAARLLTALNSGGDDRKLTRELAALDLGRLTPMAALELLHRWQGELRGGAEELRP